In a genomic window of Seriola aureovittata isolate HTS-2021-v1 ecotype China chromosome 11, ASM2101889v1, whole genome shotgun sequence:
- the fgf9 gene encoding fibroblast growth factor 4A translates to MVSLLLPGFLLLLLFCLCHRPVGAKRQEPVASPENDSTRLRGLWKLHMRDSLLKGKGSSPHPIREGPKQQLLYCRVGIGYHLQILPNGSVGGVHKPTEYSWLKMFAMKHGVVGIKGVKSGLYLSMSGQGLAHGVEQFSDNCLLKENLEENHYTTYSSLSHPGIYLALSHKGDLRKGSSVGRHQSCTHFLPRRTP, encoded by the exons ATGGTTTCGCTGTTGCTGCCTGGCTTCTTGCTGCtcctgcttttctgtttgtgtcatcGACCGGTGGGAGCAAAGAGACAAGAACCAGTGGCTTCACCTGAGAACGACAGCACTCGCCTCCGAGGCCTCTGGAAGCTGCACATGAGGGACTCCCTGCTGAAAGGAAAAG GTTCCAGTCCTCATCCAATTAGAGAAGGGCccaagcagcagctgctttacTGCCGTGTTGGGATTGGCTATCATCTCCAGATTCTGCCCAATGGCTCAGTTGGAGGTGTCCACAAACCCACTGAGTACT CTTGGCTGAAGATGTTTGCTATGAAGCATGGAGTGGTGGGAATCAAAGGAGTGAAGAGCGGCCTGTACCTCTCTATGAGTGGACAAGGACTGGCACATGGAGTG GAGCAGTTCTCTGACAACTGCCTGTTGAAGGAGAACCTGGAGGAGAACCACTACACCACCtattcctctctgtctcatccaGGCATCTACCTGGCTCTGTCCCACAAGGGAGACCTCAGGAAGGGCAGCAGTGTGGGCCGCCACCAGTCCTGCACTCACTTCCTGCCTCGCAGAACACCGTGA